A stretch of Primulina tabacum isolate GXHZ01 chromosome 13, ASM2559414v2, whole genome shotgun sequence DNA encodes these proteins:
- the LOC142521633 gene encoding nicotinate phosphoribosyltransferase 2-like — MPQRVEELMKWFWPGKSGKDRAELPPIKLIRERCIKQLNQMRPDHMRRLNPTPYKVSVSAKLYDFIHFLWLNEAPVGELQ; from the exons ATGCCACAGCGTGTTGAGGAGCTTATGAAATGGTTTTGGCCCGGTAAATCAG GAAAAGATAGAGCAGAGTTACCACCCATAAAATTGATAAGAGAACGATGTATTAAACAACTAAATCAGATGCGACCCGACCACATGAGAAGGTTGAATCCAACACCTTACAAG GTTAGTGTAAGTGCaaaattatatgatttcattCATTTCTTGTGGCTCAATGAAGCACCAGTTGGAGAGCTGCAGTAA
- the LOC142523450 gene encoding mitogen-activated protein kinase kinase kinase 20-like: MDWIRGENVGHGSFATVNLAVPRSKSGGVFPLMAVKSCDFSQSSSLMKEKLILDELKDCPEVIRCFGESFSYENGEKLYNVLLEYAPGGTLADKIKNYSDRRLPESEVRRCTKALLRGIHYIHKLGYVHCDIKLQNILLGSNGGVKIADFGLAKKAEGGVSACELRGTPLYMSPEMVYSGEQGPPADIWAVGCVVAEMATGSPAWRCSDVAGLLFRIGIGEEVPEIPGNLSAEGKDFVRRCFVKNPSNRWTAEMLLNHPFIADDQDFDDDVTTKEEQSASISPRCPLDFPDWASSTCSITSLPLPVYSPESGSSFSSDLWSISPSVHLRDLVNNQILLDWSVSDDWLTVR, from the coding sequence ATGGATTGGATTCGAGGTGAGAACGTGGGACATGGTAGCTTTGCTACTGTAAATTTAGCGGTTCCCAGAAGCAAGAGTGGTGGAGTTTTCCCATTAATGGCTGTGAAGTCTTGTGATTTTTCGCAATCTTCTTCTCTTATGAAGGAGAAATTGATTCTGGACGAGCTTAAGGACTGCCCGGAGGTGATTCGTTGCTTTGGTGAAAGCTTTTCATATGAAAATGGCGAAAAGTTGTATAATGTACTGCTGGAGTACGCCCCGGGAGGCACCTTGGCCGACAAAATCAAGAATTATAGTGATCGGAGGCTTCCGGAATCCGAAGTCCGGCGGTGCACGAAGGCTTTGCTTAGAGGGATTCACTATATTCACAAGCTTGGGTACGTTCACTGTGATATTAAGCTTCAAAATATTCTCTTGGGCTCTAACGGTGGGGTGAAGATTGCGGATTTCGGGTTGGCGAAGAAAGCAGAAGGAGGTGTTTCGGCGTGTGAATTAAGGGGCACGCCGCTATACATGTCGCCGGAGATGGTCTATAGCGGCGAACAGGGCCCTCCTGCGGATATCTGGGCCGTTGGATGCGTGGTAGCGGAGATGGCAACGGGATCTCCGGCGTGGCGGTGCTCCGACGTTGCGGGACTTTTATTTAGGATTGGTATTGGCGAGGAGGTACCTGAAATTCCCGGGAATTTGTCGGCGGAGGGGAAAGATTTTGTTAGGAGATGCTTTGTTAAGAATCCAAGCAATAGATGGACGGCTGAGATGCTTCTAAATCATCCCTTCATTGCTGATGATCAAGATTTTGATGATGACGTAACAACCAAAGAGGAACAAAGTGCCTCAATTTCTCCGAGATGCCCATTGGATTTCCCAGATTGGGCTTCGTCAACATGTTCAATTACATCTCTGCCATTGCCGGTATATTCCCCGGAATCCGGTTCTAGTTTCTCCAGCGATTTGTGGTCCATTTCTCCGAGTGTCCATCTGCGAGACTTGGTGAACAATCAAATCCTCCTTGATTGGTCTGTTTCGGATGATTGGCTAACAGTTAGGTGA